One genomic segment of Scylla paramamosain isolate STU-SP2022 chromosome 9, ASM3559412v1, whole genome shotgun sequence includes these proteins:
- the LOC135103273 gene encoding histidine-rich glycoprotein-like: MVIPPRSALWGSPYGRKGSSRPRIRFLNAVAASPSPHRYRLSPHRYRLSPHRYRHIAIAYHHSAIATSLSPHHHITTSPHRRIAIATSPHRYRHIATSPHRYRHIATSLSPHRHIAIATSPHRYRHIATSPHRYRRIAIATSLSPHRHIAIATSLSLITTALSPHHYRNITTSPHRHIAASLSPHRYRHIATSLSPHRHIAIATSPHRHIATSPHRYRHIATSLSPHRRIAIATSPHRHIAIATSPHRYRHIAIATSPHRYRHIAIATSPHRHIAIATSPHRHIAIATSPHRYRHIAIATSPHRYRHIATSPHRYRHIAASPHRHIAIATSPHRYRHIATSLSPHRYRHIATSLSPHRRIAIATSLSPHRHIAIATSPHRYRHIATSPHRYRHIATSLSPHRRIAIATSPHRHIAITTSPHRYRHIATSLSPHRRIAIATSLSPHRHIAIATSPHRHIATSPHRYRHIATSLSPHRHIAIATSPHRYRHIATSLSPHRRIAIATSLSPHRHIATSLSPHRRIAIAYCRIATAEWLSTLPMQLP; encoded by the coding sequence ATGGTTATCCCGCCGCGGTCCGCACTCTGGGGTAGCCCTTATGGGAGAAAGGGATCGTCCCGACCTAGGATAAGATTCTTAAACGCTGTCGCTGCATCGCCATCGCCACATCGCTATCGCTTATCACCACATCGCTATCGCTTATCACCACATCGCTATCGCCACATCGCTATCGCTTATCACCACAGCGCTATCGCCACATCGCTATCgccacatcaccacatcaccacatcgccacatcgccgcatcgctatcgccACATCGCCACATCGCTATCGCCACATCGCCACATCGCCACATCGCTATCGCCACATCGCCACATCGCTATCGCCACATCGCCACATCGCTATCGCCACATCGCCACATCGCTATCGCCACATCGCCACATCGCCACATcgctatcgccgcatcgctatcgccACATCGCTATCGCCACATCGCCACATCGCTATCGCCACATCGCTATCGCTTATCACCACAGCGCTATCGCCACATCACTATCGcaacatcaccacatcaccacatcgccacatcgccgcatcgctatcgccACATCGCTATCGCCACATCGCCACATCGCTATCGCCACATCGCCACATCGCTATCGCCACATCGCCACATCGCCACATCGCCACATCGCCACATCGCTATCGCCACATCGCCACATCGCTATCGCCAcatcgccgcatcgctatcgccACATCGCCACATCGCCACATCGCTATCGCCAcatcgccgcatcgctatcgccACATCGCCATCGCCAcatcgccgcatcgctatcgccACATCGCTATCGCCACATCGCCACATCGCCACATCGCTATCGCCACATCGCCACATCGCCACATCGCTATCGCCAcatcgccgcatcgctatcgccACATCGCTATCGCCACATCGCCACATCGCTATCGCCACATCGCCACATCGCCACATCGCTATCGCCACATCGCCGCATCGCCACATCGCCACATCGCTATCGCCACATCGCCACATCGCTATCGCCACATCGCCACATCGCTATCGCCACATCGCTATCGCCACATCGCCACATCGCTATCGCCAcatcgccgcatcgctatcgccACATCGCTATCGCCACATCGCCACATCGCTATCGCCACATCGCCACATCGCTATCGCCACATCGCCACATCGCCACATCGCTATCGCCACATCGCCACATCGCTATCGCCAcatcgccgcatcgctatcgccACATCGCCACATCGCCACATCGCTATCACCACATCGCCACATCGCTATCGCCACATCGCCACATCGCTATCGCCAcatcgccgcatcgctatcgccACATCGCTATCGCCACATCGCCACATCGCTATCGCCACATCGCCACATCGCCACATCGCCACATCGCCACATCGCTATCGCCACATCGCCACATCGCTATCGCCACATCGCCACATCGCTATCGCCACATCGCCACATCGCTATCGCCACATCGCCACATCGCTATCGCCAcatcgccgcatcgctatcgccACATCGCTATCGCCACATCGCCACATCGCCACATCGCTATCGCCACATCGTCGCATCGCTATCGCTTATTGCCGCATCGCTACCGCCGAATGGCTATCTACGTTGCCCATGCAATTACcgtga